A stretch of Colletotrichum lupini chromosome 2, complete sequence DNA encodes these proteins:
- a CDS encoding FluG domain-containing protein, with the protein YPIISILILIIIIKFVYYKGIDNKPKPTIFYFTLAKKLIFYIVSTIIALALYNYVFNAASLTSVFRILRA; encoded by the exons taccctataataagtatacttatattaataataataattaagttcgtttattataagggaaTAGATAATAAACCGAAGCC gactattttttattttactctAGCTAAGAAGCTTATTttctatatagttagtactattattgctctagctctttataactacgtttTTAATGCCGCGAGTTTAACGTCCGTATTCCGGATATTACGAGCTTAG
- a CDS encoding FluG domain-containing protein encodes EIARRGLPKALYYKDILIIIIHYLVTGRAVLIIAIKFIYYKGANNKLRPTIFFYILIRKLIFYTISIIITLVLYN; translated from the exons gaaatagctaggcgGGGACTTCCGAAAGCCTTATACTATAaggatatacttataataattattcactatttagtaacgggacgagccgtattaataatagctattaagtttatttattataaaggagctaataataagctaagacc gactattttcttctatatacttataagaaagcttattttttatactattagtattattattactctagTACTCTATAACTAA
- a CDS encoding cytochrome P450, whose product MDILKTNPVYLGGALVCIALAAYVYAGLTNPLSNIPGPWYTRFTTLPSTFKVITAHHPDWIHDLHAKYGPVVRYSPHEVDISDPPTCQRIHSVKTGFFKSPFYSLLITDSSSVFNEIRPEIHRKYKRLLSNPMSETGLKTFLPRIDSKVRLAIERIRDENKVRGAADIAKWFMFLSFDVIGDLAFGESFGNLESGKKNRSVNDFVSLGFVGGLRSMFPTIAQISLYLPIPVFKEATAVQYRTFDYAQGALDRHAKRVEETGSDPHPTVFSKLYNAGEEETWNPIEIRDNAQVFIVGGSDTTANSMIYLVWAVCKIPEIKAKLMKELDALPDNYTYDQLKELTFYPERWENTTQEMKDCTMPFGGGARMFFSEAKAFSPAGNSDAGVNFPMSCRVVELGRYGAGLKGAVPRHRLQGPHYPAAAPLRRNGSTAPYDFMLSRPWFRLPISFHLIDTPYTEAMAETPSAKRQKSSKDVSYELIYWPGLPGRGEHVRLLLEEAGAEYTDTAQIEDGVKSVLAQIDDKNLGDEHNPPPLAPPILKHGDLLISQTPNILLYLGPRLGLAPKISEGDDGIYIVNGLALTALDGLSNEAHDTHHPIATGLYYEDQKEESKLKAKDYIANRLPKFLGYFERVLKSKASGEGPWLYGGSLTYADLVLFQCIDGLKFAFPNALKRIEATGDYKGLFALYEAVKERPKIKEYLASDRRQNYSQGIYRHYPELDEEYSETGVI is encoded by the exons ATGGATATTTTGAAGACGAATCCTGTTTATCTCGGTGGTGCGCTCGTATGCATCGCACTGGCTGCG TACGTCTATGCCGGGCTCACAAACCCCTTGTCGAATATTCCTGGGCCATGGTACACCAGGTTCACAACACTGCCATCGACATTCAAGGTCATCACAGCACACCACCCCGATTGGATCCATGATCTACACGCCAAGTACGGGCCGGTGGTGCGATACAGTCCACACGAGGTCGATATTTCTGATCCACCAACATGCCAGCGGATTCACAGCGTGAAGACTGGATTCTTCAAGTCGCCATTCTACTCACTTCTCATCACGGATTCCTCTAGCGTGTTCAACGAGATACGCCCAGAGATCCACCGCAAGTACAAGCGTTTGTTGTCAAATCCCATGTCAGAGACTGGCTTGAAGACGTTCCTCCCTCGCATCGACAGTAAGGTCCGCTTGGCCATTGAGCGCATCCGTGACGAAAACAAGGTTCGAGGTGCAGCCGACATTGCGAAGTGGTTTATGTTCCTCTCGTTTGATGTTATCGGTGATCTAGCCTTTGGAGAGTCCTTCGGCAATTTGGAAAGCGGCAAG AAGAACCGATCTGTCAACGACTTCGTTAGTCTCGGTTTCGTCGGCGGATTACGGTCCATGTTCCCCACAATCGCCCAAATCTCTCTCTACCTTCCGATTCCAGTCTTCAAAGAAGCCACCGCAGTCCAATACCGTACTTTTGACTACGCTCAGGGTGCCCTAGACCGCCACGCTAAGCGCGTCGAAGAGACTGGATCAGATCCCCACCCGACAGTCTTCTCCAAGCTCTACAACGCCGGCGAAGAAGAGACCTGGAACCCGATCGAGATCCGCGACAACGCGCAGGTCTTCATCGTGGGTGGCAGCGACACGACCGCCAACTCGATGATCTACCTCGTCTGGGCGGTGTGCAAGATTCCCGAGATCAAAGCCAAGCTCATGAAAGAGCTGGATGCTCTTCCGGACAACTACACATACGATCAGTTGAAGGAGCTGAC ATTCTATCCCGAGAGGTGGGAGAATACCACGCAGGAGATGAAGGATTGCACCATGCCCTTTGGCGGTGGTGCCCGAA TGTTCTTCTCGGAAGCCAAGGCATTTAGTCCGGCGGGGAATTCGGATGCGGGAGTAAACTTTCCCATGTCATGCCGCGTTGTGGAACTGGG GCGATACGGAGCGGGGCTCAAGGGCGCCGTGCCCCGCCATCGGCTACAAGGACCCCACTACCCCGCTGCGGCCCCCTTGCGGCGGAATGGTTCGACCGCGCCCTATGACTTCATGCTGAGCCGCCCGTGGTTCAGACTTCCTAT CTCATTCCATCTCATTGACACCCCATACACCGAAGCAATGGCCGAAACACCAAGCGCAAAGCGTCAGAAGTCCTCCAAGGACGTCTCCTACGAACTCATCTACTGGCCAGGCCTCCCCGGCCGCGGCGAACACGTTCGTCTCCTCCTCGAGGAGGCCGGCGCTGAATACACCGATACCGCACAGATCGAAGACGGCGTCAAGAGCGTTCTGGCTCAGATCGACGACAAGAACCTGGGCGACGAACACAACCCGCCTCCCTTGGCGCCTCCCATCCTGAAGCATGGAGACCTCCTCATCAGCCAGACGCCTAACATCCTGCTCTACCTCGGACCACGCCTCGGCCTCGCACCCAAGATCTCAGAGGGTGACGACGGCATCTACATTGTCAACGGCCTTGCACTGACTGCACTGGACGGACTCAGCAACGAGGCTCACGACACTCACCACCCCATCGCGACGGGTCTGTACTACGAGGACCAGAAGGAGGAGAGTAAACTCAAGGCGAAGGACTACATCGCCAATCGGTTGCCCAAGTTCCTTGGGTACTTTGAGCGGGTGCTCAAGAGCAAGGCCAGCGGCGAAGGTCCATGGCTTTACGGAGGCTCTTTGACATACGCTGACTTGGTGCTCTTCCAG TGTATCGATGGTCTCAAGTTCGCGTTCCCCAATGCTCTGAAGCGAATCGAGGCTACTGGCGACTACAAGGGTCTCTTTGCGCTCTATGAGGCCGTCAAGGAGCGGCCCAAGATCAAAGAATACCTCGCTAGCGATCGTAGACAAAATTATTCGCAGGGCATTTACCGTCACTATCCTGAATTGGATGAAGAGTACAGTGAGACTGGTGTCATCTAG